The Mangifera indica cultivar Alphonso chromosome 12, CATAS_Mindica_2.1, whole genome shotgun sequence DNA window tttaaatattaatgttagATATCTATATATGTTCTCTCTCTGTAatgcataaaaagaaaaatataatactgttatttttgtttgattttttaaagttaaaaataagaataatttaaatattttaatatgtaaaatgataaaaatatttaaaatataaaaaatatgaaataaacgTGTATACGGCCAAACTTgagtaaaaatatcaatttcccTTGAGTATAAGGAGAAATCTGGTTAAGCAGCTCCATGGATAACCAAACCAACACACAGATGAATCAAAGAAAGGGGCGGAGATTGGTTCTATTTCCTCTGCCGTTTCAAGGCCACATAAATCCAATGCTTCAACTGGCAAACATTCTTCACTCTCAAGGCTTCTCCATATCCATAATACACACAAACTTCAACTCTCCAAACCCTTCAAATTACCCACACTTCACTTTCCATTTCATTACTGAAAATTTATCTGAAACTGAAGCTTACACTACAGATCTTGCCGTTCTTGTTCAGCTGCTTAACACAAAATGTGTAGAGCCTTTTCAGGATTGCTTAACTAAGTTGTTGTCAGATGTTGAAGAGGAGCCAGTTGCTTGCTTGATCTCAGATGCTATATTTCCCTTCACTCAAGCCGTTGCTGAAAATCTCAAACTCCCTAGGATGGTGCTAAGAACCGGAGGTGCTTCCTCCTTTGTTGTTTTTACTGCTTTTCCATTTCTAAAAGAAAGAGGGTATCTCCCCATTCAAGGTGTGTGTTTTCACACATTTGTTGTTCACACCTgtgttttctttaatatttctGATTAAGAATCAGTTTTCACCTCCTTTGCTGttcattaaattttcttttagcaGATTCTAAATTAGAAGAACCTGTGGTAGAGCTTCCTCCTCTTAAGGTAAAAGATATTCCAGCGATCAAATCGCGGTCTGCAGAAACAATTTATGAACTAATAGATGGCATGGTTGATGGAGCCAAGGCCTCTTCAGGAGTTATTTGGAATACATTTGAAGATCTTGAACAATCAGCACTGGCAAATCTTCGCCAACAATTCTCCGTCCCTATGTTTCCAATAGGTCCATTTCACAAATGCTTTCCGGCCTCTACAAGTAGCTTGTTGACACAAGATCAAAGCTGCATTTGCTGGCTAGAGAAACAATCACCCAAGTCAGTAATCTACGTGAGCTTTGGAAGTCTTGCTGCaatcaaagaaaatgaatttttagaaATAGCATGGGGGCTAGCTAATAGCAAGCAGCCATTTTTGTGGGTGGTTCGACCTGGATTAACCAATGGTTGTAAGTGGCTCGAACCATTACCAAGTGGGTTCCTGGAAATGATCGATGGAAGAGGATATATTGTGAAATGGGCTCCACAACAAGAGGTGTTAGCCCACCCTGCTGTTGGAGCATTTTGGACTCACAATGGGTGGAATTCAACATTGGAGAGCATCTGTGAAGGTGTTCCGATGATTTGTATGCCTTGTTTCACTGACCAAAGAGTCAATGCAAGATATGTAAGTGATGTTTGGAAAGTTGGGGTGCAATTGGAGATTAATGGTCTTGATAGAGATAAGATTGAGAAGACAATTAGAAGAATAATGGTGGAGAAAGAAGGAGAAGAATTCAGAGGCAGAATTTTGTGCTTGAAGGAGAAGGCTGATATTTGTTTGAGGCAGGGTGGTGCTTCAAGCGAATCCTTGAACAGCTTGGTTAGCCACATTTTATCATTAGATTCAATCACTTTCAACACTCATTAAGTCCTTCGGTTACTTTTTCCAGTAATGATCTCCTGTATGCACTGTTGATTTTAGTGTAATACATCttagtagttaaaattaatattcaataaatcaatACTGAATCAACTTCTCTTTCAAAATGAGTTGCCAATGTAAACAGTCAAGACTAGATGGTGAGCTGATGCAAATAGTTAATTACATCTGTGGCTTTGGTCCCATCCCATTTGATAGATACTTTTACAAAGAGATGGACTCAGCTTCTGCGGTTCCAATTTAATGACATCAGTGGCTCCATCGCTGCCATCGATGCATCAACTATCCCGCTTTAAATTCTGAAAATATGTGGAAGAAGAGGGCAGAAATACTTAATTAATGCGCAGTATCTGGACACTCCTATAACCCCAGTGGAATTTCAATTTATACACGCAACTTCTATTTTGAGTTGAGGAAAAAACGTGTGGCCTTCTCCTTCTGTTGATTTGTCAAATATAAGTAGCCTCTAACTCGGATGAAATGGCTCTTATTACACTTCTCAGTGTTAATTGTGTGGTGCCTGTTCGGGATTACTTGGCTAAGTTGCTGTCAAATGTTGAGGAAGAGTCTATTGCATGCTTAATTCCGACGATATTGTTAAGAACTACTAGTCTTTTCCTTTCCTGCTTATGCTGCCACTTCACATCTACATGAAAATGGTTACTTCCCCATGCAATGTAAATCTCAGTTGTCATTTCTCTTCGTGtaaagataacaaaaaatcttatCTCTTAAAAGTCTTAAATAAACTTTTGAAAGatagtaagaaaaatatttaaatcaaaacttGAAGCATATGTTAGGACTACctttctttttgtcattttactccaataatattttcaaatttttatcgtGATCGTCTtttatgattgaaattttttagatatattttctgTCAAATCCTGAATCAGAATTATCAATGCCAGACTTCCCAGTTCCCATCAGAACGGATTGGGCTTTTGATGGGGAAAGATTTTACTATGGTGTTCTTGAGCAAAAGCCCATTTCAGCCATGTGATGCTATCAATCGCTTCTTGGATCCTTGCCGTTCAAATTCAACCCAGCCACCAGTCAAGTGAAATTTATTACTCATTTGAATCTACCAATTGATCTGTACTGACAAAGGGTTTCAacttttaattaagtatttgcCTTATTACATGTTCCCAATCCAAAACATCCAATGGTGCACATTGTATAAACTGCAACCTATTGGtctgcaattttttttagtagAATAATTTTCCAGAGctgttctcttttttttttcttatttttttatctggCAGATCTAGATCACCAAGAGTTTGTGGATTTACAAATGTTTCTTCCTATCCATCGCTACAGAGcttgattatttaaataaattcattgttGGATATCTTAAGAAGCTTTTCTTCACCGATTCtctattaaattatgaattgtaaGATTAATTTCATATAGTACTGCAAGATGATCAAAACAGAAATGAAACTTCAACTTTACTGCCTTTTGTTCTGCTAACCATTGAATTGTTCAATCTTGGCTAACCGATTTAGCAGGACTATTACTCCTCTAGTCCCCTTTGACAGAAAGAAACTGTTGACTGAAATGGGTGAATCTTGCTTGGTTGCCACCCATGACATCATCGGCTGCATCGCTATCATCAATTCATCGACCATCTTACATTAAATTCTGAAAGAAAGGAATACGCATACTTCATCAATGGTGTTGTTCCACCGCTAAGGGATAGATTGAGTGCTAATGGAGGGGTTccaaatataaaatagtaaggGTTCAAATCTCATCAATCaacattttaagattaaacttagTGGTTGCTTCCTTGTTCCGTGGTTGTGTGACCTTGAAAGGTCTTGCTGTCTCCTTCAATTTGTCCCTTTTCGTAAGCACAGTTGGCTggcaaattaaaatataaagacaaCTAAGCAAGCTGTTTCGTTTTGAGTTGTCTTAACTCTATAGAAAATGGATTTGTACTCTGCCTATATGAACCTTATTCGAGACGCACTTTGAATTGATCATGTGATCACCTAATTTCAGCTGCCCTTTCTCGTTTTCAGTGTATGTATTTGTGTCAAACAGTAAAATATTTACATTAACCAACccctctatttatttttatggtatACATTACTCCTAAGTTTATGTTGAGAAATTGAGAAACAGGCTAGGAAGCAAGATTCCATGGAGAACCAAAGAGAGTCTGGTatgaaagaaaggaagaaacgCCGAGTGATTCTGTTTCCACTGCCTTTGCAAGGTCACATAAACCCCATGCTTCAGCTTGCAAATATTCTCTATGACAAAGGCCTTTCCATAACTGTAATTCACACCAACTTCAACTCCCCAAACTCTTCCAACTACCCTCACTTCCATTTCTGCTCAATCCCAGATGGCTTATTGGAACTGGGAGCCTCTAGCTCGGATGTCGTAGCACTTACAACACACCTCAATGTTAATTGTGTGGTGCCTTTTCGGGATTGCTTGGATAAGTTGCTGTCAAATGTTGAAGAGGAAGAGTCTACTGCCTGCCTAATAACAGATGCCGCCTGCCATTTCACTCATGCTGTGGCCGATAGCCTTAACCTTCCGAGGATAGTACTACGAACCAGTAGTATCGCTTCTCTTCTTGCTTTTGCTGCCACTTCACTTCTACATGAAAAGGGTTACTTCCCCATTGAAGGTAAATCTCAGTTTTTATCCTCTTCACttgtagaaaatgaaaaatcttgCCTCTCAATTGTGTTAAACTAGTTCTTGGCCTTTTTAATTTCTATCAGATCTTGGATCGGAAGCACCAATGCCAGAATTTCCATCATTAAGGGTGAAAGACATTCCTTTGATTCACACACAAGATGAAGagaatttttatcaattattaatcaGCATGATCACTCAGATCAAGGCCTCCTCAGGATTAATATGGAACTCCTTTCAGGAGCTTGAGCAAGATACGCTGAAGACATTGGAACATGACTTTCGCATACCAATATTCACAATAGGCCCCTTTCACAAGTATTTGCCAGCTTCTTCAAGTAGCTTACTATCCCAAGACACAAGTTCAATTTCTTGGTTAGACAAACAGGCCCCTAAATCAGTACTTTATGTAAGCTTCGGCAGCATTGTGGCCTTTAATGAGACTGAATTTCTGGAGATAGCTTGGGGTTTAGCAGGTAGCGGGGTACCGTTTTTGTGGGTGGTTAGACCGGGATTAATCCGTGGATATGAATGGCTTGAGCCACTGCCAAAGGGGTTCCTGGAAAAGCTAGATGGAAGGGCACATATAGTGAAATGGGCTCCCCAACAAGAAGTGCTTGCTCATCCTGCAACAGGAGGATTTTGGACACATAATGGTTGGAATTCCACATTGGAGAGTATATGCGAAGGGGTACCAATGATTTGCCAGCCTTGTTTTGGTGATCAATTGGTGAATGCAAGATATGTGAGTCATATTTGGAGAGTTGGGTTGCACTTAGAAAATCGCCTGAAGAGAGGGGAGATAGAAAGAGTAATTAGAAGAGTAATCCTGGAGGCTGAAGGTAAGGAAATGAGGGATAGAATTATGGATTTAAAGAAGAAAGTGGATGTTTCACTAAGGCAAGGAGGTTCTGCATATCAATCACTAGAGAGCTTGATTAGTTACATAGAATCCTTCTAGATATTCCAGTCTTCCCTTCAATGCTTCTCAAATAAGTTATCCAATGTAATGAACAACTTTCTGTGATAAAGATGACACCTTCaacaaaactatattttttgttaatgtaACACCCATACAAAAGTGTAAGTTACTTTAACAAATAGGGCTCAgt harbors:
- the LOC123193262 gene encoding UDP-glycosyltransferase 76F1-like; this translates as MDNQTNTQMNQRKGRRLVLFPLPFQGHINPMLQLANILHSQGFSISIIHTNFNSPNPSNYPHFTFHFITENLSETEAYTTDLAVLVQLLNTKCVEPFQDCLTKLLSDVEEEPVACLISDAIFPFTQAVAENLKLPRMVLRTGGASSFVVFTAFPFLKERGYLPIQDSKLEEPVVELPPLKVKDIPAIKSRSAETIYELIDGMVDGAKASSGVIWNTFEDLEQSALANLRQQFSVPMFPIGPFHKCFPASTSSLLTQDQSCICWLEKQSPKSVIYVSFGSLAAIKENEFLEIAWGLANSKQPFLWVVRPGLTNGCKWLEPLPSGFLEMIDGRGYIVKWAPQQEVLAHPAVGAFWTHNGWNSTLESICEGVPMICMPCFTDQRVNARYVSDVWKVGVQLEINGLDRDKIEKTIRRIMVEKEGEEFRGRILCLKEKADICLRQGGASSESLNSLVSHILSLDSITFNTH
- the LOC123193263 gene encoding UDP-glycosyltransferase 76B1-like — translated: MENQRESGMKERKKRRVILFPLPLQGHINPMLQLANILYDKGLSITVIHTNFNSPNSSNYPHFHFCSIPDGLLELGASSSDVVALTTHLNVNCVVPFRDCLDKLLSNVEEEESTACLITDAACHFTHAVADSLNLPRIVLRTSSIASLLAFAATSLLHEKGYFPIEDLGSEAPMPEFPSLRVKDIPLIHTQDEENFYQLLISMITQIKASSGLIWNSFQELEQDTLKTLEHDFRIPIFTIGPFHKYLPASSSSLLSQDTSSISWLDKQAPKSVLYVSFGSIVAFNETEFLEIAWGLAGSGVPFLWVVRPGLIRGYEWLEPLPKGFLEKLDGRAHIVKWAPQQEVLAHPATGGFWTHNGWNSTLESICEGVPMICQPCFGDQLVNARYVSHIWRVGLHLENRLKRGEIERVIRRVILEAEGKEMRDRIMDLKKKVDVSLRQGGSAYQSLESLISYIESF